A portion of the Actomonas aquatica genome contains these proteins:
- a CDS encoding exosortase C-terminal domain/associated protein EpsI, giving the protein MQSPWAAAGLCALVGLVVFQVWGNAVRGYIDTPSVFWWWGWQWFNEGSEAEHGPLLVALAVWLVWRNLSKDEVRSKKFEVGEVWPGVVAMVGALGLHALGFVVQQTRISILAVLLFAWGVARLGGGARWGRATVFPLALLLFAIPLGVLDAVGFHLRLGVITTTELIARAAGIEVVRNGTQLFAPDGSYQYDVAAACSGVRSLLALLALSALIAYVWVRAWWRRGAVFLLAFPLTFVGNVVRIGAIVFAGEWFGQRAGEIVHDWAGFLVFVIVLGGVLAVSTWLAKGESEGGATEKVAGGPGAATPATAETGVVRGSRAWRAAAVVGLAAVGTVNFLVRVDAWAVRAEAGIRLAPDGMNPAELPTFVGTEWIGRETEVTQVERETLPADTGYSRRLYVSVNDRREQVLISIVLSGQDRTSIHRPEICLVGQGWSIGTREEAEFSDALGHVVPAALLRLQREVTRRDGARVEVPALFAYWFVGRDRVATTTAERLWYTALNRLRLRPDRWAYVVARTVQLDGESEADARARMEAVVEQLLPQLVPAADEQQLRG; this is encoded by the coding sequence GTGCAATCGCCGTGGGCGGCGGCGGGGCTGTGCGCGCTCGTCGGTTTGGTGGTGTTTCAGGTCTGGGGTAACGCGGTGCGCGGTTACATTGATACGCCGTCGGTGTTTTGGTGGTGGGGCTGGCAGTGGTTCAACGAAGGTTCGGAGGCCGAGCATGGTCCGCTGCTGGTGGCGCTGGCGGTGTGGCTGGTGTGGCGGAACCTTTCCAAGGATGAAGTAAGAAGTAAGAAGTTTGAAGTGGGGGAAGTGTGGCCGGGGGTGGTGGCGATGGTGGGGGCACTGGGGCTGCATGCGCTGGGGTTTGTGGTGCAGCAGACCCGCATCTCGATCTTGGCGGTGTTGTTGTTTGCGTGGGGCGTGGCGCGGCTGGGTGGCGGGGCACGCTGGGGACGGGCGACGGTGTTTCCGCTCGCGCTGCTGTTGTTTGCGATCCCCTTGGGCGTGCTGGATGCGGTGGGCTTTCATCTGCGGCTGGGCGTGATCACGACGACGGAACTGATCGCGCGGGCGGCCGGCATAGAGGTGGTGCGCAACGGCACGCAGCTCTTCGCGCCGGATGGCAGTTACCAATACGACGTGGCGGCGGCGTGTTCGGGCGTGCGTTCCTTGCTGGCGCTCCTGGCGCTGTCGGCGCTTATCGCCTACGTGTGGGTGCGAGCGTGGTGGCGGCGCGGGGCGGTGTTTTTATTGGCGTTCCCGCTGACCTTTGTGGGCAACGTGGTGCGGATCGGCGCGATCGTTTTTGCGGGGGAGTGGTTCGGGCAACGGGCCGGTGAGATCGTGCACGACTGGGCGGGCTTTCTGGTGTTTGTGATCGTGCTGGGGGGCGTGTTGGCGGTCAGCACGTGGTTGGCGAAGGGCGAGAGCGAGGGTGGAGCGACGGAGAAGGTGGCCGGAGGACCGGGGGCGGCGACCCCGGCTACAGCGGAGACGGGTGTCGTGCGAGGCTCGCGGGCCTGGCGGGCCGCGGCGGTGGTGGGGTTGGCGGCGGTGGGGACCGTGAATTTTTTGGTGCGGGTGGATGCGTGGGCGGTGCGGGCGGAGGCGGGGATCCGGCTCGCGCCGGATGGGATGAACCCGGCGGAGTTGCCGACCTTTGTGGGCACGGAGTGGATCGGCCGGGAAACCGAGGTGACGCAGGTCGAGCGCGAGACCTTGCCGGCGGACACGGGTTACTCGCGGCGGCTGTATGTGTCGGTGAATGACCGGCGCGAGCAGGTGCTCATCTCCATTGTGTTGAGTGGGCAGGACCGGACTTCGATTCACCGGCCGGAGATCTGTTTGGTGGGGCAGGGCTGGAGTATCGGGACGCGCGAGGAGGCGGAGTTTAGCGATGCGCTGGGGCATGTCGTGCCGGCGGCGTTGTTGCGTTTGCAGCGCGAGGTGACGCGGCGGGATGGGGCGCGCGTGGAGGTGCCGGCGTTGTTTGCTTATTGGTTTGTGGGGCGGGACCGGGTGGCGACGACCACGGCGGAACGGCTGTGGTATACGGCGCTCAATCGGCTGCGGCTGCGGCCCGATCGTTGGGCGTATGTGGTGGCGCGAACAGTGCAACTCGATGGCGAATCCGAGGCCGATGCGCGGGCGCGAATGGAAGCGGTGGTGGAGCAGTTGTTGCCGCAACTCGTCCCAGCTGCAGACGAGCAACAACTCCGTGGTTGA